One window of the Streptomyces sp. NBC_00259 genome contains the following:
- a CDS encoding C40 family peptidase gives MNRRRCAAAAITVVCAVTLLVSPGQAFAAPAPPGPPKKSLEEVRKELDELYHKASSATDAYNLAEEQAKQQSDQIVQLAKEIVKGQARIDDLKDRAGATARAQYRGGGLPPEAQFALTDDPQLFLDAVGRINSGGKATKDLLGEMNRTQADLAAYSREASTQWARLEANRVKQEKAKKEINKQIAAAKSIEKQLQKEELARLLKLEQDAAYRAQTAWLGSGVLKEINGRATEQGKAAVAFATKQIGKPYVWGAEGPGSYDCSGLTSQAWAAAGRGIPRTSQEQWRQLPRIDIKDMRPGDLIIYHADASHVGMYVGDGAIVHAPRPGRNVTLAGAGSMAILGVVRPDKQMAADPDN, from the coding sequence GTGAACCGACGCCGTTGTGCCGCCGCCGCGATCACGGTCGTCTGCGCCGTGACGCTGCTGGTATCGCCGGGGCAGGCATTTGCGGCGCCCGCGCCGCCCGGCCCCCCGAAGAAGAGCCTCGAAGAGGTGCGCAAGGAGCTCGACGAGCTCTATCACAAGGCTTCTTCCGCCACCGACGCGTACAACCTCGCCGAGGAGCAGGCGAAGCAGCAGTCGGACCAGATCGTGCAGCTGGCCAAGGAGATAGTGAAGGGCCAGGCGCGGATCGACGACCTCAAGGACCGCGCGGGCGCCACCGCCCGCGCCCAGTACCGGGGCGGCGGCCTGCCGCCCGAGGCACAGTTCGCGCTCACCGACGACCCCCAGCTCTTCCTCGACGCCGTCGGCCGCATCAATTCGGGCGGCAAGGCGACGAAGGACCTTCTCGGTGAAATGAACCGCACCCAGGCCGACTTGGCGGCGTACAGCCGGGAGGCCAGCACCCAGTGGGCCCGGCTGGAGGCCAACCGGGTCAAGCAGGAGAAGGCCAAGAAGGAGATCAACAAGCAGATCGCCGCGGCGAAGAGCATAGAGAAGCAGCTGCAGAAGGAAGAGCTGGCGCGGCTGCTGAAGCTGGAGCAGGACGCCGCGTACCGCGCCCAGACCGCCTGGCTCGGCTCCGGTGTCCTCAAGGAGATCAACGGCCGCGCGACCGAGCAGGGCAAGGCGGCGGTCGCGTTCGCGACGAAGCAGATCGGCAAGCCGTATGTATGGGGCGCGGAGGGACCGGGGTCGTACGACTGCTCCGGCCTGACCTCGCAGGCTTGGGCGGCGGCGGGGCGCGGCATCCCGCGTACCTCGCAGGAGCAGTGGCGACAGCTGCCGCGCATCGACATCAAGGACATGCGCCCCGGTGATCTGATCATCTACCACGCGGACGCGAGCCATGTGGGGATGTACGTCGGGGACGGCGCCATCGTGCACGCACCGCGCCCGGGGCGGAACGTGACACTGGCGGGTGCGGGATCGATGGCGATTCTCGGGGTCGTACGCCCGGACAAGCAGATGGCCGCAGACCCGGACAATTAG